A stretch of Amblyraja radiata isolate CabotCenter1 chromosome 6, sAmbRad1.1.pri, whole genome shotgun sequence DNA encodes these proteins:
- the mrpl30 gene encoding 39S ribosomal protein L30, mitochondrial, with amino-acid sequence MAALCRNMSRLRNLVESKAVLSLWPEFVRSKFTKTRIPAKMFEVDPADHEKYNGDPNQPHQLHIITRIKCTRRRPYWEKKIVHDLGLDKAHHPQIHKNVPSVNSKLKVIKHLIRVQPLKLPQGLPTEQELADTCLNSRGELIIRRHLQPLKQISHES; translated from the exons ATGGCCGCGCTCTGCAGGAATATGAGCCGACTGAGG AATTTGGTGGAATCAAAAGCTGTTCTATCTTTGTGGCCTGAATTCGTAAGATCGAAGTTTACAAAAACACGTATTCCAGCAAAG ATGTTTGAAGTGGATCCAGCAGATCATGAAAAATATAATGGTGATCCAAACCAACCACACCAACTGCACATCATTACCAGAATAAAATGCACCAGGCGGCGTCCCTATTGGGAAAAGAAAATTGTTCATGACCTTGGATTGGATAAG GCACATCATCCACAGATCCATAAAAATGTTCCCTCGGTCAATAGTAAACTGAAAGTCATCAAGCATCTTATTAG AGTGCAACCTCTGAAACTACCACAAGGGCTACCAACAGAGCAGGAACTAGCAGACACTTGCCTGAACAGCAGAGGGGAATTGATAATAAGACGACACCTTCAACCGCTGAAGCAAATAAGTCATGAATCTTAA
- the txndc9 gene encoding thioredoxin domain-containing protein 9 yields MASNPSVAMLSKVIEQQMLQTTEMVEQQLDTEIEKYEKMGGEELEQLRERRLESMKKAQLQKQEWLSKGHGEYREIPSEKDFFQDVKESKNVVCHFYRDTTMRCQIVDKHLTILAKKHVETKFIKLNAEKAPFLSEKLRIKIIPTMVLVKDGKAKDYIVGFDDLGSTDNFTTETLEWRLGCADIINYSGNLMEPPFQMQKKSGSITKMDKRTIRRKNNDSDSDDD; encoded by the exons ATGGCAAGTAACCCCTCAGTGGCTATGCTCAGCAAAGTAATTGAGCAGCAAATGCTGCAAACAACAGAAATGGTTGAACAACAACTAGATACAGAGATTGAAAAATATGAAAAGATGGGTGGAGAAGAACTGGAGCAACTTCGAGAAAGAAGGCTGGAATCAATGAAAAAAGCACAACTTCAGAAGCAG GAATGGCTTTCAAAGGGCCATGGTGAATACAGGGAGATTCccagtgaaaaagattttttTCAAGATGTTAAGGAGAGTAAAAATGTGGTGTGCCATTTTTATAGAGATACCACAATGAG ATGCCAGATAGTAGACAAACACTTGACTATTCTGGCTAAAAAGCACGTTGAAACCAAGTTTATTAAATTAAATGCAGAGAAAGCTCCTTTCCTTTCGGAGAAATTACGAATCAAAATAATTCCAACAATGGTTCTGGTGAAAGATGGTAAAGCAAAAGATTACATTGTTGGGTTTGATGACCTTGGTTCCACTGATAACTTCACTACAGAGACTTTGGAATGGAGATTGGGTTGTGCTGACATCATTAACTACAG TGGAAATCTGATGGAACCACCTTTTCAGATGCAAAAAAAAAGTGGAAGTATCACAAAGATGGACAAAAGAACAATTAGAAGAAAGAACAATGATTCGGATTCAGACGATGATTAG